The bacterium genome includes the window GGAGCTGGCCCAGACGGGGCTGTCACTTGCCGAGGCGAGGGACGCGGGTTACCACGCCGTCGAGACCGTCGTCCAGACGCCGCTCCACGCCACCTTCCACCTCCCCCGGGCCCTTATAGCCTGCTCCGCCGTGGCCGAGCGGGGAACGGGACGGATTCTCGGCGTGCGCCTGGCCGGCCCTTACGGGGCGAATTTACGGATAAACGCCGCCGCCACCGTCATCGCCGCCGGGATGGACGCCGAGAACGCCTGCGGTCTGGACTACGCCTACCACCCCCACTCGTCGCCGGTCTGGGATCCGCTCCTGGTGCTCTTCCGCCAGACGGTCAAGACGCTGAGCGGCCGTGAGGAGTAGCATGAAGCGTCACGTCGAGTTCATCTTCCCGACCCTCCTCGCCGTCCTCGCCGGTTGTGAACGGGGCGGGCCCGAACCCGCTCCGGAAAGCGGAATCACCGTCACCGACGACGCCGGGCGGATCGTGTCCCTGGAACGGATTCCCGAGCGCGTGGTGTCCACCGCCCCCGACGCCTCGGAGACCGTTTTCGCCCTCGCCCCGCAAAAACAAGTCGGCCGCAGCGCCTACTGCGACTTCCCCCCGGAAATCGCCGGGCTGCCCGTCGTCGGCGACTTCTCCAACCCCGACGCCGAGCGCATCGCCGCCCTGGCGCCCGACCTGGTGCTGGTGACCGGCATGGAGCAGGCCCCGCTCCTGGCGAAGCTCGAGTTTCTCGGGATACCGGCCTACGTTTACTTCCCCGGCTCGGTGGAGGGGCTCGAGCGCGATTTTTCCGAATTGGGCCGGCTCCTGGGCAATACGGCGGGGGGTGAGAGGCTGGCCGCGGAGCTGCGGGAAGCCGTCGCGGAAATTTCCCATAAGTCCGCCGGCCAGGACCGGCCGAGGGTGTACATCGAGATAAACGACGACCCGCCCATGGCCGCCTGTGCCGGGAGCCTCGTCGGCGACCTGGTGGAAACCGCCGGGGGGGTGAACGTTTTCGGCTACCTGCCCCGCCCCTTCCACAACGTGACGCCGGAGCAGGTTCTCGAGGCCGACCCCGACGTGGTGTTCCTCTGCGACGGCCTGACCGCGCCGGAGACGGCCGCCAGCCGAACCGGTTGGGCACACCTGGGCGCGGTGGCCTCGGGCCGGGTCCACGCCCTCGACCCCGGCCTCGTCACCCGGGCCGGGCCCCGGACCGTCCAGGCCCTGAAGCTCATCGCCGACCTCCTCCACCCGGGGGGCGGGTGATGCTCACCCGGGCGCTCGAGCTGGGCCGCAGAACGGTGGACGGGCTGCTCCGCCTCCTCTACCCGCCGGGCTGCCACGTCTGCGGCGAACGGCTGCCCGAGGAGCTGAAAATCGGGCTCTGCCCGGCCTGCTGGCGCAGCGTGGAGCTGATAAAGCACCCCTGGTGCGGCGCCTGCGGGCGACCGATAACGCAAAGGGAAATCAGC containing:
- a CDS encoding helical backbone metal receptor yields the protein MKRHVEFIFPTLLAVLAGCERGGPEPAPESGITVTDDAGRIVSLERIPERVVSTAPDASETVFALAPQKQVGRSAYCDFPPEIAGLPVVGDFSNPDAERIAALAPDLVLVTGMEQAPLLAKLEFLGIPAYVYFPGSVEGLERDFSELGRLLGNTAGGERLAAELREAVAEISHKSAGQDRPRVYIEINDDPPMAACAGSLVGDLVETAGGVNVFGYLPRPFHNVTPEQVLEADPDVVFLCDGLTAPETAASRTGWAHLGAVASGRVHALDPGLVTRAGPRTVQALKLIADLLHPGGG